A stretch of Arctopsyche grandis isolate Sample6627 chromosome 9, ASM5162203v2, whole genome shotgun sequence DNA encodes these proteins:
- the LOC143917308 gene encoding uncharacterized protein LOC143917308, translating to MSSAENEEIEASTSKSHKGRNPTRDVEPIRDRSSSRIHQTRSQTQSIEILAKENKVEVIMTSIELRYSGAVQRLKGKIDKSSELDEGQYQTIKEAYDYVRKLHYEYLDNLTDIPKAAKIDEEYDAITITVKNLKAALDCQSFQDSKLKVEQATIKFARDKLPTLTIPTFQGDPSEWQSFQQAFKNIIGNKTEYSNVTKLQYLHQSLIGPALAAVSGLDISSDNYEIAWSILDKQYNLPRLNLKTRINSLCDLKLITRESHIELRNLLNQVTVCIKNIESLGYAREILDPWVTCLVLRKLPFNIVRDWEISLVSREMPPYESLETFLQNRCNVLQSTASVTTVKEFPHSRQRIMRTHVANKNPSSKVNACAFCRNNHFIGKCDKFKAKSSMERNEFVKSNNMCFKCLNSSHKITNCKSNYNCLRCKQNHHTLLHQDDTFSSNNTGRKSINAHSTHFSQREIILPTVQVDIITSNGTVVKGRTLLDSGSQVNYVTTSFAKKNNFKLEKISQKIVGIANQESSIRHITKVTIRSSTTNYSTKVLCLVLPEITGEIPTVKLDQQLISIPAGIKLSDPLWNKPTPIDLLLGAEICVHAMKAGTIQLGKGMPILKDTEFGWTIVGPYPEVNNAPGKSHIGLSQLDSHIQNFWMIDQVPMVKHQSLEEKRCEEHFQAHTSRDKNGRFCVALPYKNSPVVLGSSLHIAEKRHKTLERRFLANNNLKMEYNKVLEEYINLGHMSECEPPEAHEVHCYLPHHVVVKESSLTTKYRVVFDASAKTTSNISLNNILMVGPNVQSDLLSLLLNFRLHKYVITADIKQMYRQIQIAEKNKNVQRIIWRTDPQSKFKHYKLNTVTFGTASAPFLATRCLNQLAEENRNKYPIASKVIERDFYVDDLLTGTNTIEAGKLLKVQLETILLSAGMPLSKWTSNNSDIITDVKADDCSDFNFSNESHKTLGLFWKPREDVFVFKVQTEVETENITKRNFLSVISQIFDPLGLLSPLLINYKILMQSVWQQTIGWDEFIPQTIFKKWKDCQLSNTVMKLYKIPRLIILNNVINIQAHGFCDASEKAYGACIYVKCTDQLGNSKCHLVCSRSRVAPLSFVTIPRLELCSAMLLSKLMKSTIDQLTIHINEKYYWTDSTVALHWIRGESCKWTTFVANRVAEIQSISQPIEWYHVSSTDNPADLISRGTQPSELNHNSLWWDGPSWLKLDESRWPRRPPEITIDLPERRVVTNATLVRENNWIDKHSHLPRLLRVLSYVRRPLRNKQLNVKENNEPSALELKDALNNLIRLSQMESFPLEYRLLSKGHPIPSSSKLAKLSPLFHENLICVGSRLPLGTTLSTSPIILSNKHKLTHMIVRDAHLKYIHLGTQALLSLLRQTYWPLAGHNTVKGVVRSCVICFRNKPLSHNRLMGLLPLERTTANFPFSHVGIDFAGPFPVKSGCNKNSKIIKGYVCVFVCFSSKAVHLELVGDLTSSNFLNCLRRFVARRGRPNTIYSDNATNLSVQVVNSLI from the coding sequence atgtcaagtgctgaaaacgaggaaatagaagcttcgacttccaagtcgcataaaggtcgaaatccaactagggacgtagaacctattagagacaggtcaagctctagaatacatcagactcgaagtcagactcaatcgatagaaatattagcgaaggaaaataaagtagaagtcataatgacgtcaatagaattaaggtattcaggcgcggtacaaagactaaaaggaaaaatagataaatcctccgaattagatgaaggacagtatcaaaccattaaagaagcatacgattatgtccgaaaactccattacgagtatttagataaccttacagacataccgaaagcggccaaaatagacgaagagtacgatgcaattacaataacagttaaaaatcttaaagcagcattagattgccaatcctttcaagatagtaaactaaaggtagagcaagcaacaattaaatttgctagagataagttaccgacgttaaccattcccacatttcagggagatccatctgaatggcaatcgtttcaacaagcttttaagaatataataggaaacaaaacggaatattcgaatgtcacgaaattgcaatatttgcatcaatccttaatcggtcccgctttggcagctgtatcaggtttagatattagctcagacaattacgaaatagcttggagtattttagacaagcaatataatttaccaagacttaatctcaaaactaggattaattcactttgtgacttaaaattaatcacaagagaatcacatatcgaattgagaaatctattgaatcaggtaacagtgtgtattaaaaacattgaatcgttgggttacgcgagagaaattttagatccatgggtaacatgtttagttctaaggaaattaccttttaatatagtaagagactgggaaatatcgctggttagcagagaaatgccaccatatgaaagtttagagacattcttgcagaatagatgtaatgtattacaatctactgcatctgtaactacggtgaaggaattccctcatagtcgtcaaagaatcatgagaactcatgtcgcgaacaaaaacccatcaagtaaggtaaacgcatgcgcattctgtcgaaataatcatttcataggcaaatgtgataaattcaaggcaaaatccagtatggaaagaaatgaattcgttaaatctaataacatgtgttttaaatgtttaaattcatcgcataagataacaaattgcaagtctaactataattgcttaaggtgcaaacaaaaccatcacactttgttgcatcaggacgatacatttagttccaataatacgggaaggaagtcaattaatgctcattctactcatttctctcaaagggagataattttaccgacggtacaagtagacattataacgtccaatggaacggtcgttaagggtcgcacattattagattccggctcacaagtcaactatgttaccacatctttcgctaagaagaataacttcaaattagagaaaatctctcaaaaaattgtaggtatcgctaatcaagaaagtagcattcgtcacatcaccaaggtgaccataaggtcttcaaccactaattactcaaccaaagtgttgtgtttggtattaccagaaattactggcgaaattccaactgtgaaactggatcaacagttaatttcaataccagcgggaatcaagttatcagatcccctttggaataaaccgacgccaatcgatttattgctcggcgccgagatttgcgttcatgctatgaaagcaggaaccatccagttaggaaaaggtatgcctatcttaaaggataccgaattcggatggacaatagttggtccatatcccgaagtaaataatgctccagggaagagccacataggcttaagtcaattagacagtcacattcaaaacttttggatgatcgaccaggttcctatggtaaaacatcaatctcttgaggagaaaagatgtgaggaacatttccaagcacacacatcacgagataaaaacggtagattttgtgtagctttaccatataaaaattccccggtagtattaggaagttcattgcacattgcggagaaaagacacaaaactttggaaagacgttttttagccaataataatttaaaaatggaatacaataaagttttagaagagtacataaatttaggacatatgtcagagtgtgaacctccggaggcacatgaggttcattgttatttacctcatcacgtcgtggttaaggagtctagccttaccactaaatatcgtgtagtttttgatgcgtccgcaaagacaacgtctaatatctcactaaataatattttgatggtgggacctaatgtccaatcagatttgttaagtttactactcaactttcgactccataaatacgtgattactgcggatattaagcagatgtaccgacagattcaaatagcagagaaaaataaaaatgtacaacgaatcatttggcgaacagatccccagagtaaattcaagcattacaagcttaatacagtaacattcggaactgcttcagccccatttttagctactagatgtctaaatcagttagcagaggagaatagaaacaaatatcccatcgctagtaaagtgatcgaacgtgatttttatgttgatgatttgctcacgggaactaatactattgaagctggtaaattattaaaggttcaactggaaaccatattattatcagccggtatgcccttaagcaaatggacatcgaacaactccgatataatcacggatgttaaagctgacgattgttcagattttaacttctctaacgaatcacacaaaactttaggtttattttggaaaccgcgggaagacgtttttgtatttaaggttcaaaccgaagtcgagactgaaaatataacaaaaagaaactttttatcagtaattagtcagatcttcgacccattaggactattatctccattgttaattaattataagatattaatgcaatctgtctggcaacaaaccattggttgggatgaattcattcctcagacaatcttcaaaaaatggaaagattgtcaattatccaatacagtcatgaaactttataaaattcctagattgataatactaaataatgtcattaatatacaggcacacggattttgtgacgcatccgagaaagcttatggtgcttgtatttatgtaaaatgtactgatcaattgggaaattccaaatgtcatcttgtgtgttctcgttcgagagtcgctccgctcagttttgtaactattccgcgtttagagctgtgctccgctatgttattatcaaagttaatgaagtcaacaatagaccaattaacaattcatattaatgaaaaatattattggacggattcaaccgtcgcattgcattggattagaggagagtcatgtaaatggaccaccttcgttgccaatcgagtggccgaaatccaatcaatatctcaacccattgagtggtaccatgtctcctctacagacaatccagcagatttaatttctcgagggactcaaccatcagaattaaatcataattcgttatggtgggacggccctagttggttgaaattagacgaatcacgatggcctcgaagacctcctgagatcacaatagatcttccagagagaagggtagtcactaacgctacccttgtgagggaaaataattggatagataaacattctcatcttccaagactccttcgagttttatcatatgttcgtcggccactaaggaataaacaattaaacgttaaagaaaataacgaaccgtccgctttagaattaaaagatgctttaaataatttgataaggttatcgcaaatggaatcatttccattggaatatcgtttgctgagcaagggacatccaattcccagtagcagtaaattagctaaattgtcccctctattccacgagaatttaatttgtgttggaagtagacttcctctgggaacaactctatcaacgtcacccattatcttgtcaaataagcataaacttacacacatgattgtccgagatgcgcacttgaaatatattcacttgggtactcaagccttactgtcgttattgcggcagacctattggccattggccggacataatactgtcaaaggagtggtgcgttcatgtgtcatttgtttcagaaataaaccactgtcacacaatagattaatgggattactcccgcttgaacgtaccactgcgaattttcctttcagtcatgtggggatagatttcgcaggaccttttcctgtgaagagtggttgcaataagaattctaagataattaagggttacgtttgtgtctttgtgtgtttttccagtaaggcagttcacttggaacttgtcggagacttaacgagttcaaatttcttaaattgtttaagaagattcgtagccagacgtggcaggcccaatacgatatattccgacaatgctactaatttgtcggtgcaagtcgtgaactcgttaatttag